Within Elizabethkingia sp. JS20170427COW, the genomic segment CTTAGAGGGGGAGGAGAATATGGTAAAAAATGGCATGATGCAGGAACCAAACTTCAGAAGAAAAACGTATTCAATGATTTTATTTCTGCTGGAGAATATCTACAGAAAAATGGATACACTTCCAAAGAGTACATGGCTTTATCAGGTCGTTCTAATGGAGGTTTGTTAGTAGGGGCAACGATGACAATGCGTCCTGATTTAGCAAAAGTAGCCTTCCCTGGAGTTGGGGTTTTAGACATGTTGCGATATAATAAATTTACCGCAGGAGCTGGTTGGGCTTATGATTACGGAACCGCTGAGGATAATAAGTTGATGTTTGAGTATCTGAAATCTTATTCGCCAGTACACAATGTGAAAACAGGCACTTGCTATCCATCAACTATGGTAATTACCAGTGATCATGATGATAGGGTAGTGCCAGCACACTCTTTTAAATTCGGTGCTGAATTGCAAGCAAAACAGTCTTGTAAAAACCCTATATTAATCCGTATAGAAACCAATGCAGGACATGGCGCAGGCCGTTCTACAGAACAGGTAGCAGGAGAAAATGCAGATCTTATTTCTTTTGCGTTGTATGAAATGGGATTGAAAACATTAAAATAAATTCTATCTAACGATAGGTACAGAATGCTTGCTCCATTAAGGGCAAGCAGTTTTGTTTTATGATGGATTGGAAAATCTCTTTTTCAACTCGAAGAGAATATCTTCTAAACCGTTAAGTTTTATCTCATAGACAGTGGCTAGCCACATCCCTAATTTTCCTGGAGGCATTCCCTTGCGTTGGAACCACTCTAAGTAGCTGATGGGTAAGTCAGCAATTAACCAATCTTTGTATTTCCCAAAAGGCATTTTGTGGGTAATAATTTCTTTAAGGATATCAGGGTTTATCATTTTCTGAGGTCAATAAGCTAATGTTTTTTCCTCCTCCATACTCATCTTTATAAACCGAAATAAGCATAAGGGTTACGGAAACTAATATAGGCCCAAAGATAAGGCCTAAAACACCAAAAATATTCATCCCAGCAATAATTCCAAAAACAGTATTTAAGGGATGGATGTTTTCTAACTTTTTTAGAATGGTAAACCTTAAGATGTTATCTGTTAAACCTACAGCGATAATACAGTAGATTGCTAAACCTATCCCTGGTGTAGTTTGCCCCTCAGCAATCATAAAAATACAGATAGGAGCCCAGGTTAAGGCAGCCCCTACAATAGGAATCATACTAGAAATAAAGGTGAAAGCAAAGAGGAGAATAGGAGCTGGAGCGCCAAATATGTAATATCCAATGAGAGCAACCAATCCTTGTCCTAAAGCAACAACAGGAATGCCTATAGCATTGGCAATTACCATTTTCCTAATTTTTTCTCCCAATTTCAATACATTGTAACTTCTAAAAGGAGCAATGTCTGCCAAAAGCTTTTCAAATTTTCTAGGAGTAATCAGCATAAAGTACAAAATGAAATACATAGAGGTGATTACCGAAAACGCATTGAAAGTTGTATTAATGATGCTTGTTGAAAATTTAGCGGCATATGATTTTAATTGAGATAAATTCTCTTTGCTCAGTATATCAAAGTTTAGTTGGGAGTAGATATAATGATGAATCTTATCCACAAAAGTATTGAAATGGGATAGATATACTTGGGCATTCCCTAATTTGGAAATCAGCAAATCTACTATTCCATAAACGGGAAGGATAAGAACGACCAAAGTTGTAAGAATAATGATAAAGGCTACCAAGTTAGCATTCCATTTTTTCTCTTCCAGTAGAAATAAAAGATATTTTCTAGAGATGATATAGAGGGTTAATGCTCCTAATAAAGAGGGTAGAAATAAAGACAAGTGATAAACAATAAGCCCACCTAAAACCAGTATGATGCTTATCAAAAAGATTTGTTTAATAACAATAGTGGAAATAGGTTGGCTTTTGTTTTTCATCATTAAATTTCTCTAGGAACACCTACAAAAGCTAGATAAGCAGAGTACATGGCAGCATATACAAATCCAGCAGTAAATAAAACTCCA encodes:
- a CDS encoding DUF3820 family protein, with the translated sequence MNPDILKEIITHKMPFGKYKDWLIADLPISYLEWFQRKGMPPGKLGMWLATVYEIKLNGLEDILFELKKRFSNPS
- a CDS encoding AI-2E family transporter; protein product: MKNKSQPISTIVIKQIFLISIILVLGGLIVYHLSLFLPSLLGALTLYIISRKYLLFLLEEKKWNANLVAFIIILTTLVVLILPVYGIVDLLISKLGNAQVYLSHFNTFVDKIHHYIYSQLNFDILSKENLSQLKSYAAKFSTSIINTTFNAFSVITSMYFILYFMLITPRKFEKLLADIAPFRSYNVLKLGEKIRKMVIANAIGIPVVALGQGLVALIGYYIFGAPAPILLFAFTFISSMIPIVGAALTWAPICIFMIAEGQTTPGIGLAIYCIIAVGLTDNILRFTILKKLENIHPLNTVFGIIAGMNIFGVLGLIFGPILVSVTLMLISVYKDEYGGGKNISLLTSENDKP